A single genomic interval of Dysidea avara chromosome 8, odDysAvar1.4, whole genome shotgun sequence harbors:
- the LOC136264711 gene encoding ATP-dependent DNA helicase RecQ-like gives MALTATASDATIRDIACDVRMYSPILVEGCPDKQNLFFGVRKVKGLRDFYIISDASESKEELGSEFMEPIGAHYSLPQYRLVNVYTKDTEEYTKSSVLAQCTDASSCLRVIICTAAFGMGVDCIGVNRVIHYGPPNDVETYIQQTGRSGRNDTILRSQHEELL, from the exons ATGGCGTTGACAGCTACTGCTTCAGATGCCACAATAAGAGACATTGCATGTGATGTCAGAATGTACAGTCCCATCCTTGTGGAGGGCTGTCCAGACAAGCAGAATTTGTTCTTTGGTGTTAGGAAGGTAAAAGGATTGAGAGACTTTTACATCATTAGTGATGCATCTGAAAGCAAGGAG GAATTAGGAAGTGAATTTATGGAACCAATTGGAGCCCATTACTCATTACCACAATATCGTTTAGTGAATGTTTACACAAAAGACACAGAGGAATACACTAAAAGTTCTGTGCTAGCACAGTGCACAGATGCAAGCTCCTGTTTAAGGGTAATCATCTGCACAGCTGCCTTTGGAATGGGTGTAGATTGTATTGGTGTGAACAGAGTAATCCATTATGGGCCCCCAAATGATGTGGAAACATATATTCAGCAGACAGGACGGTCAGGAAGAAATG ATACGATTCTGCGATCACAGCATGAAGAGTTACTGTGA
- the LOC136262859 gene encoding uncharacterized protein, giving the protein MQFDWMDEIAELCHDGDGGGSDTESIGAPSDVSFFSDGEEEEEEVTTTIPTKGEIPMVQVQNPYLTSASNVDTTAESPSLVSASDVDCIVMDTAMVQAQNPSLVSASDSDYIVMDTATLQGQNPSPVSASNVDTTAESPSLVSVSSVDCLLMDNSNTYCNCTDSICPNQPLRSNASTDDDMLQRPLNVVSSPRSTLQPSHDTNSESGPLGFTIIGDNIDKYFRPSYQRQG; this is encoded by the coding sequence ATGCAATTTGATTGGATGGACGAGATTGCTGAGTTGTGTCatgatggtgatggtggtgGCAGTGACACAGAAAGCATTGGTGCCCCTAGTGATGTGTCTTTCTTTTCTGATGGTGAGGAAGAGGAAGAGGAGGTTACAACTACTATACCAACTAAGGGTGAAATACCCATGGTTCAAGTCCAGAACCCCTACCTAACATCAGCCAGCAATGTCGACACTACTGCGGAGAGTCCTTCCCTAGTGTCAGCCAGTGATGTTGATTGCATTGTAATGGACACCGCCATGGTACAAGCTCAGAATCCTTCTCTAGTGTCAGCCAGTGATTCTGATTACATTGTAATGGACACCGCCACACTGCAAGGTCAGAATCCTTCCCCAGTGTCAGCCAGCAATGTCGACACTACTGCAGAGAGTCCTTCCCTAGTGTCAGTCAGCAGTGTTGATTGTCTGCTAATGGACAATAGCAACACATACTGTAATTGTACTGACTCAATTTGTCCAAATCAGCCATTGAGAAGCAACGCATCAACAGATGACGACATGCTACAAAGACCATTAAATGTTGTCTCTTCACCACGTTCGACCTTGCAGCCATCCCATGATACTAACAGTGAAAGTGGTCCACTTGGCTTTACAATAATTGGTGATAATATAGATAAGTACTTTCGACCAAGTTACCAAAGGCAAGGTTGA
- the LOC136262831 gene encoding RNA-binding protein NOB1-like, whose translation MKALVLDSGALIKGGGGGEFERSADKVYTVKEVVEEIKDSTTRQRLQVLPYQLELREPSHEAIQHVSSFAKQTGDYHVLSRADIKVVALTYQLECELSEGCGARLRTQPIKQTAVPIETRHTAGVIGMYYGPNYDTKSSSVSPSMSSTVSPSVSPPLSSSPPPFPPVVSSSPPATLSPPPVISEFVSSPDQPDNEESPLPDETEDDWITPDNLHIACEQMGGAITAAPEGVAVGCITTDYSMQNVLLQMGLHVLSLDGLLIKQIRYYKMYCKACNKVTGVASSKFCSNCGNASLIRVKAVTDDQGHTQYSPLSVKQFSKRGLKYSLPKPKGGRHANNPITCPDQKLPNQRATNRKEKIDIFSPEFVARSSPFAVHDVTSRGAVGGFNKRHVDSRNNPNAVKRKGKRK comes from the exons ATGAAAGCGCTAGTGTTAGACAGTGGGGCACTGATCAAAGGAGGTGGAGGGGGAGAGTTTGAACGAAGTGCTGATAAAGTGTATACAGTGAAAGAAGTCGTGGAGGAGATTAAGGACTCAACTACACGCCAGCGCCTACAAGTGCTACCTTACCAGTTAGAACTGCGGGAACCATCACACGAAGCCATACAACATG TGTCATCATTTGCTAAGCAGACTGGAGACTATCACGTGTTATCACGTGCTGATATTAAAGTTGTAGCACTAACCTACCAATTGGAGTGTGAGTTATCTGAAGGCTGTGGTGCACGACTGAGGACACAACCAATCAAACAA ACAGCAGTTCCCATAGAAACTCGCCATACAGCAGGAGTGATTGGAATGTATTATGGACCAAATTATGACACTAAGAGTTCATCTGTATCACCATCTATGTCATCAACAGTGTCACCATCTGTATCTCCGCCATTGTCTTCGTCACCTCCACCATTTCCCCCTGTTGTGTCATCATCACCCCCTGCTACATTATCGCCTCCCCCTGTGATATCAGAATTTGTGTCATCACCTGATCAGCCAGATAATGAGGAGTCACCCTTACCTGATGAAACAGAAGATGATTGGATAACTCCTGATAACTTACACATAGCATGTGAGCAGATGGGTGGAGCTATAACTGCAGCTCCTGAGGGTGTGGCTGTAGGCTGCATCACTACTGACTACTCCATGCAG AATGTACTACTCCAAATGGGATTACATGTACTGTCATTGGATGGATTATTGATCAAACAAATACGCTACTACAAAATGTACTGCAAAGCTTGTAACAA GGTCACTGGTGTGGCTTCAAGCAAGTTCTGTTCTAACTGTGGAAATGCTTCACTGATTAGAGTGAAGGCTGTTACTGATGATCAAGGACACACTCAATACTCACCTCTCAGTGTAAAGCAATTCTCTAAGAGAGGATTAAAG TATTCACTACCAAAGCCGAAGGGTGGTCGCCATGCAAACAACCCTATAACATGCCCGGACCAAAAGTTACCAAATCAGAGAGCAACAAACAGGAAAGAAAAAATAGACATATTTAGTCCAGAGTTTGTAGCACGTAGTTCACCATTTGCCGTCCATGATGTTACAAGCAGAGGTGCTGTGGGGGGCTTTAA